The window GACCCGCGCCAAGCAGGCGGCCGAATCGGCGGTGATGGCCAAGGGCGAGTTCCTGGCCACCATGAGCCACGAGATCCGCACCCCGCTCAACGGCATCATCCCGATGCTGGACCTGCTGTCCAGCTCGCGCCTGGCGCTGGACCAGCAGGAAATCCTGAAAACCGCTACCGCCTCCGCGCAGCAGCTGCTGCGCATCGTCGACGACATCCTCGACTACTCGAAGCTGGAAGCCGACCGGCTGGAGCTGGAAACCACCGGCTTCAACCTGCGCGAGCTGCTGCAGAGCGTCATCACCCTGATGGAGCGCCCGGCCGAGGCCAAGGGCCTGCACCTGCTGCTGAACATCGACGCCTCGGTGCGCCTGCCGGTGCGCGGCGATCCGGTGCGGCTGCGGCAGATCCTCAGCAACCTGCTGAGCAACGCGATCAAGTTCACCGAACGCGGCAGCGTCGCCATCAGCGTGAAACGCCTCGGCGAAACCGCGGCCCAGCACCAGCTGCGCTTCGAGGTGCAGGACACCGGCATCGGCATCGACGCGGCCGGGCGGGAGAAGCTGTTCCAGCCGTTCAGCCAGGCCGACGCCTCCACCACCCGCCTGTACGGCGGCACCGGGCTGGGGCTGGTGATCTCGCAACGCATCGTCTCGCTGATGGGCGGGCGGATCGGCGTGGACTCCGAACCGGGGCGCGGCTCCACCTTCTGGTTCGAGATCCCGCTGCTCAAGGTGCAGGGCGACATGCCCACCCATCAGGAGGACCTGCACGGCGGCCGCGTGCTGCTGATCACCACCGACCAGCGCCTGCGCATGCGCCTGACCATGCTGCTGCCGAACTGGGGCCTGCGCGTCACCACCGTCGAGAACACCCACGACGCGCTTGAGCGCCTGCGCGCGGCGCGCGGCCAGGGCGAGCCGTGGACGTATTCGGTGGTGTTGGCCGACCTGTCCAGCATCCGCAGCACCGCGCTGTCGCTGGCGCGCAACATGGAGCGGCGCGCCCAGTTCGGCGACGTGCGGCTGGTGTACCTGCGCGGTGACGAGGTGACCTCGCTCGACCTGCCGATGTCGGCCACGATCGTCCCCCGCAACGTCGAGGACGCCGACCTGCGCGCGGTGCTGTCCGCCTCCGGCGTGTCCTGGGCGCAGCACGACCCGCATCCCGCGCCGGCGCCGCGCGCGCCGCGCCCGGCCTCGTCCCGCAAGACCCGGGTGCTGCTGGTCGAGGACAACCCGGTCAACCTGATGGTCGCGCAGCGGCTGCTGCAGGTGCTGGGTGTGGACTGCGACGCCGCCGGCAACGGCCAGGCCGCGATCGAGAAGATGGACGGCGGCGACTACGACCTGGTGCTGATGGACTGCCAGATGCCGGTGCTGGACGGCTACAGCGCCACCCGCCGCTGGCGCGAGATCGAGCAGGAGCGCAACGTCGAGCGCCGCCTGCCGATCGTGGCGATGACCGCCAACGCGATGGCCGGCGACCGCCAGAAGTGCCTGGACGCCGGCATGGACGACTACCTGGCCAAGCCGGTCACCCGCACCGAGCTGGAGCAGTGCGTGGCGCGCTGGAAGGGTTCCAACCTGGCGGTTCCGGACAGCCTGCCGCCGGCCGCCGAACTGGCCGAACGCTCGCCGCCGGTGCTCGACGGCGGCGTGCTGGGCGAGCTGCGCGAAGTGCTGGGCCCGGAAGTGGACCGCATCGTCGCGGTCTACCTGGAGGACGCGCCGCGCTTGATCGCCCAGCTCGAACGCGCGGCGGTGGACAACGACCCGATCGCCCTGCGCGTCGCCGCGCACACCCTGAAATCGTCCAGCGCCAACGTCGGCGCCACCACCCTGGCCGAGGCCGCGCGCGATCTGGAGCACGGCGCACGCGACGGCACGCTGGCGCAGCCGGGCAACGCGGTGGCGCGGATCGTCAGCGAATTCGCGCAGGTGCGGGCCGCCTTGCAGGCCACGCTGCCGCGCTGAACCCCGGCACGCCCGCGGCCGACGCCGCGGGCCGCGCGGATCAATCCTCTTCGATCTGCTGGGCGAGGTAGTTCTGCTCGCCGAGGCGCTCGACCAGCGAGAGCTGCGTCTCGATCCAGTCGATGTGCTCCTCCTCGGAATCGAGGATGTCGGCGAACAGCTTGCGGCTGACGTAGTCGCCCGCTGATTCGCAGTAGGCGATGGCTTCGCGCAGCAGCGGCACCGCCTCCAGCTCCAGCGCCAGGTCGCAGCGCAGGATCTCCACCGGAGTCTCGCCGATCTTCAGCTTGCCCAGCGCCTGGAAGTTGGGCAGCCCGTCGAGGAACAGGATGCGCTCGGCCAGCGCGTCGGCATGCTTCATCTCGTCGATGGACTCGTGGTGCTCGTGCGCGGCCAGCGCCTTCAGCCCCCAGTTCTTCAGCATCTTGGCGTGCAGGAAGTACTGGTTGATGGCGGTCAGCTCGTTGTAGAGCGCCTTGTTGAGGAACCCGATGACCTTGGCGTCGCCCTGCATGGCTGCGCTCCGTGCGTGAACTGCGCGCACTGTAGCGCGCGCCGCGGCGGCGCGGCGGAACGCG is drawn from Thermomonas brevis and contains these coding sequences:
- a CDS encoding ATP-binding protein → MSDDDAERGLNLLTARWLALGAAAGASLSLLVERFGVEGPWQLVALVLALLALFATVTLAFAVRKRETRLHRQEEQGRRNVEEISALQREIDRHTQLEAELTRAKQAAESAVMAKGEFLATMSHEIRTPLNGIIPMLDLLSSSRLALDQQEILKTATASAQQLLRIVDDILDYSKLEADRLELETTGFNLRELLQSVITLMERPAEAKGLHLLLNIDASVRLPVRGDPVRLRQILSNLLSNAIKFTERGSVAISVKRLGETAAQHQLRFEVQDTGIGIDAAGREKLFQPFSQADASTTRLYGGTGLGLVISQRIVSLMGGRIGVDSEPGRGSTFWFEIPLLKVQGDMPTHQEDLHGGRVLLITTDQRLRMRLTMLLPNWGLRVTTVENTHDALERLRAARGQGEPWTYSVVLADLSSIRSTALSLARNMERRAQFGDVRLVYLRGDEVTSLDLPMSATIVPRNVEDADLRAVLSASGVSWAQHDPHPAPAPRAPRPASSRKTRVLLVEDNPVNLMVAQRLLQVLGVDCDAAGNGQAAIEKMDGGDYDLVLMDCQMPVLDGYSATRRWREIEQERNVERRLPIVAMTANAMAGDRQKCLDAGMDDYLAKPVTRTELEQCVARWKGSNLAVPDSLPPAAELAERSPPVLDGGVLGELREVLGPEVDRIVAVYLEDAPRLIAQLERAAVDNDPIALRVAAHTLKSSSANVGATTLAEAARDLEHGARDGTLAQPGNAVARIVSEFAQVRAALQATLPR
- the bfr gene encoding bacterioferritin, translating into MQGDAKVIGFLNKALYNELTAINQYFLHAKMLKNWGLKALAAHEHHESIDEMKHADALAERILFLDGLPNFQALGKLKIGETPVEILRCDLALELEAVPLLREAIAYCESAGDYVSRKLFADILDSEEEHIDWIETQLSLVERLGEQNYLAQQIEED